A genomic segment from Arcobacter acticola encodes:
- a CDS encoding GAF domain-containing protein, which translates to MKDLELRHIYDINLFNINDLDVLLHEILKYTRELINAEAGTIYIKEDEYLKFHVFQNDKLSYEDIYKLFYTIKDSKLPLFIENKFLAVDSFKTKKIIMIDDIYDTKEYEYSGTKEFDEKLNYKTHSIITIPLIHPIRDEVLGVVQLLNKKDNDNYINFNEKDKNSLSMFSSFIALSISKAQNDVVKLQRLNEELENANKRLEKKIEREVLDNKYKSSIIFHQSKMSSMGELIGNIAHEWKEPLGVISAYASSLKLDVEYENINSPEFIIKLDRMLDITNKLSGTIDDFETFYNIETIKETFFINSSIYKSLELAKVTFDENNIVLILDLDISISMYGLRNEFTQALLNLLVSIKDSLIQKVSLDKNRYIFIDLFQKDGKKYIVIKNNSGEKILDNNKNIINENLHLEKINNNSKSGLYMTKIIIEKHTNGVITFDNVEFSYKGKDYKGEQFTIILE; encoded by the coding sequence GAAGATGAATATCTAAAATTTCATGTTTTCCAAAATGATAAATTATCTTATGAAGATATATATAAACTTTTTTATACGATAAAAGATTCTAAACTCCCTTTATTTATTGAAAATAAATTCCTTGCTGTTGATTCTTTTAAAACAAAAAAAATTATAATGATTGATGATATTTATGATACAAAAGAGTATGAATATTCTGGTACTAAAGAATTTGATGAAAAATTAAATTACAAAACTCACTCTATAATTACAATTCCTTTAATTCATCCTATACGAGATGAAGTTTTAGGTGTTGTTCAATTATTAAATAAAAAAGATAATGACAATTATATAAATTTTAATGAAAAAGATAAAAATTCTTTATCAATGTTTAGTTCTTTTATTGCATTATCAATTTCAAAAGCTCAAAACGATGTTGTTAAACTTCAAAGATTAAATGAAGAATTAGAGAACGCAAATAAAAGATTAGAAAAGAAAATAGAAAGAGAAGTTTTAGATAATAAATATAAATCATCAATAATCTTTCATCAATCAAAGATGTCTTCAATGGGCGAACTTATAGGAAATATTGCACACGAATGGAAAGAGCCATTAGGCGTAATTTCTGCTTATGCTAGTTCATTAAAATTAGATGTTGAATATGAGAATATTAACTCTCCAGAATTTATAATTAAATTAGATCGAATGCTTGATATTACGAATAAGTTATCTGGAACAATAGACGATTTTGAAACTTTTTATAATATTGAAACAATAAAAGAAACTTTTTTTATTAATAGTAGTATTTATAAAAGCTTAGAATTGGCAAAAGTAACATTTGATGAAAATAACATAGTACTTATTTTAGATTTAGATATCTCTATTTCTATGTATGGATTAAGAAATGAATTTACACAAGCATTATTAAATTTATTAGTAAGTATAAAAGATAGTTTAATTCAAAAAGTTAGTTTAGATAAAAATAGATATATATTTATTGACTTATTCCAAAAAGATGGTAAAAAATATATAGTTATCAAAAATAATTCAGGTGAAAAAATACTTGATAATAATAAGAATATTATTAATGAAAATTTACACCTAGAAAAGATAAATAACAACTCTAAATCAGGTCTTTATATGACAAAAATTATAATAGAAAAACATACAAATGGTGTTATTACATTTGATAATGTTGAGTTCTCATATAAAGGAAAAGATTATAAAGGAGAGCAATTTACAATCATATTAGAGTAA